A section of the Hirschia baltica ATCC 49814 genome encodes:
- a CDS encoding DedA family protein: MLDSLLSFFEAYPWGIYACFLILPFIQEDAAVIGSAAAAVTGLGEPWFLGAAIITGLTFSDLWKYWAGRAAVSHKWAKKYADKPTVKKARDGVVNHLASSLMIVRFIPGTRIPFYVASGFFHAPFPKFAFFIIFSGAMYISITFVFFYIFGELAGEDQAHKWLPVIAIALVSVLVIIQVVRRKLAREKAMDVQPFNKSEGDEPAE; this comes from the coding sequence ATGTTAGATTCTTTACTTTCATTTTTCGAAGCTTATCCTTGGGGCATTTATGCTTGCTTCTTGATATTGCCATTTATTCAAGAGGATGCAGCTGTTATTGGCTCTGCTGCAGCTGCTGTTACAGGACTGGGGGAACCGTGGTTTCTTGGTGCAGCGATAATCACTGGTCTAACTTTTAGTGATTTATGGAAATATTGGGCAGGTCGGGCTGCGGTTTCGCATAAATGGGCAAAAAAATATGCTGATAAACCGACGGTAAAAAAGGCGCGAGATGGTGTGGTAAACCATTTGGCATCCAGTCTTATGATTGTGCGGTTCATACCTGGAACACGTATTCCTTTTTATGTTGCTTCAGGTTTTTTTCACGCACCATTTCCAAAATTTGCCTTTTTCATCATTTTTTCTGGCGCGATGTATATCAGTATAACATTCGTATTTTTTTACATTTTTGGCGAGTTGGCAGGTGAAGATCAAGCTCATAAATGGTTGCCAGTCATTGCTATAGCATTGGTGTCAGTATTAGTGATTATTCAGGTCGTGAGACGCAAACTGGCTCGGGAAAAGGCGATGGATGTGCAACCTTTTAACAAGAGTGAAGGCGATGAACCAGCCGAATAA
- the erpA gene encoding iron-sulfur cluster insertion protein ErpA: MQDKVTITASAADRIKFILKDNGNASMLRIGVLGGGCSGFSYTFDFANETNEDDIVFERDDAKVVIDETSIPFLEGCEIDFVNELIGSSFKINNPNATASCGCGTSFSV, translated from the coding sequence ATGCAAGATAAAGTCACCATTACTGCTTCAGCTGCCGATCGCATTAAATTTATCCTAAAGGATAATGGAAATGCGTCCATGCTCCGTATAGGCGTACTTGGCGGTGGATGTTCAGGTTTTTCATACACTTTCGATTTTGCAAATGAAACAAATGAAGATGATATCGTATTCGAACGCGATGATGCCAAAGTCGTTATTGATGAAACGAGCATCCCATTCCTTGAAGGATGTGAAATAGATTTCGTAAATGAACTTATCGGTTCGTCATTTAAAATAAACAACCCCAATGCAACGGCATCTTGTGGGTGCGGCACCAGTTTTTCAGTCTAA
- a CDS encoding deoxyguanosinetriphosphate triphosphohydrolase yields the protein MVETFVPPQRSIYASDPLQTRGRAHEEAPSATRTCFQRDRDRIIHSSAFRRLKQKTQVFVAHEGDFYRTRLTHSLEVAQIARSVARTLGLDEDLAEALALSHDIGHPPFGHAGEDELDACMQEYNGFDHNAQTLRVVTKLEKRYPTFDGLNLSWETLEGLVKHNGPVLTDGKSIDTLPQAFLDYPQLENLELHTFAGPEAQVAALADDIAYNNHDIDDGIAAGLFTVDEICEVPLVGDVFKGVRKEYAFLDEKLIVAEAVRRLIGIWVDDLVKESRRRLKKHNPQSAEDIRNLDEPVIAFSKRLDDKQRVLRAFLYERMYKHFKVNRMRSQARRILKELFELFNREPNTLPPPWRQDAEQTSGDRRARIVCDYIAGMTDNYAIEEHRRLFNLDSMI from the coding sequence ATGGTTGAAACATTTGTACCCCCCCAGCGTTCCATATATGCAAGTGATCCGCTGCAAACGCGTGGGCGTGCACATGAAGAAGCGCCTTCGGCGACGCGCACTTGTTTTCAGCGTGACAGAGATCGCATCATTCATTCGTCTGCATTTAGACGCTTAAAACAGAAGACGCAGGTTTTCGTGGCGCATGAAGGTGATTTTTACCGCACGCGTTTGACGCATTCGTTGGAGGTCGCGCAAATTGCACGTTCTGTCGCGCGAACTTTGGGCCTAGATGAGGATCTTGCTGAAGCTTTGGCCCTTTCCCATGATATTGGTCATCCACCTTTTGGGCATGCGGGAGAGGATGAACTTGATGCGTGTATGCAAGAATATAATGGCTTTGATCACAATGCCCAGACACTGCGTGTTGTGACGAAACTAGAAAAACGATATCCGACATTTGATGGCTTAAATCTGAGTTGGGAAACGCTTGAAGGTCTGGTTAAACACAATGGTCCTGTTCTAACTGATGGCAAATCTATAGACACGCTTCCTCAGGCTTTTTTGGATTATCCTCAACTAGAAAATCTCGAGCTTCACACTTTTGCAGGACCAGAAGCACAAGTCGCAGCGCTTGCAGACGATATTGCCTATAATAATCACGATATAGATGATGGAATTGCTGCTGGCCTATTTACAGTAGATGAGATTTGCGAAGTTCCCCTTGTTGGCGATGTGTTTAAAGGTGTTCGCAAAGAATATGCTTTTCTCGATGAGAAGCTGATAGTCGCTGAAGCTGTGCGGCGTTTAATCGGTATTTGGGTTGATGATCTTGTCAAAGAATCACGCCGGCGTTTGAAAAAGCACAACCCTCAAAGCGCGGAAGATATCAGAAATCTGGACGAGCCAGTTATTGCTTTCTCCAAACGTCTTGATGATAAGCAGCGTGTTTTGCGCGCATTCCTATATGAGCGGATGTATAAACACTTCAAAGTCAATCGTATGCGCTCACAGGCAAGGCGCATTTTGAAGGAATTGTTTGAGTTGTTTAATCGCGAACCAAACACATTGCCGCCCCCATGGAGGCAGGATGCAGAGCAGACGTCAGGCGATCGCCGTGCGAGAATAGTTTGTGATTATATTGCAGGCATGACCGATAATTATGCGATTGAAGAACACAGGCGGTTGTTTAACCTAGATTCAATGATCTGA
- a CDS encoding SPOR domain-containing protein, whose amino-acid sequence MTDRRPNQTKNDNMAFAVLPDENGGYEMPNENNRGPLILAMTLGVIAVFGVVVWNAYKQGVRHSDSTALPQIASEGAFKMRPLDPGGNADRNTDIRVLDQVGGDARAETDIAEMSVREEPVPVLENVAIDANQANGLASKSISPSMPEVRRAQPQTRQLGESGKPVDLRPGSKPAGSTVITEEIKPAPVVKKPAEPSSADINITPIQQPKPRVVPPKPASVSHQFAVDGGFVVQLAAVKTVDAVDDVWKNAGKKAPNLFENAQRHVQTVDLGPKGVWHRVQAGSFDSRADANVFCKAFKASGGDCIVAEKK is encoded by the coding sequence ATGACAGACCGTAGACCCAACCAAACAAAGAATGATAATATGGCATTTGCCGTTTTGCCTGACGAAAACGGTGGCTATGAGATGCCGAACGAGAATAATCGTGGCCCACTGATATTGGCCATGACGTTAGGGGTGATAGCTGTTTTTGGTGTCGTGGTTTGGAACGCCTATAAACAGGGTGTACGCCATTCCGATAGCACAGCATTGCCGCAGATTGCATCTGAAGGTGCTTTTAAAATGCGTCCTTTAGATCCTGGCGGAAATGCAGATAGAAATACAGATATTAGGGTGCTTGATCAGGTCGGTGGAGATGCCCGTGCCGAAACAGATATTGCAGAAATGTCTGTGCGTGAAGAACCTGTTCCTGTTCTTGAGAATGTCGCCATTGATGCTAATCAGGCAAATGGGTTGGCTTCAAAATCTATTTCTCCAAGCATGCCCGAGGTAAGACGTGCGCAGCCTCAGACGCGTCAACTTGGTGAAAGCGGAAAACCTGTTGATTTGCGTCCTGGTTCAAAACCAGCTGGTTCAACCGTCATAACGGAAGAAATTAAACCTGCACCTGTCGTCAAGAAACCAGCTGAACCATCATCAGCCGATATAAATATCACGCCTATTCAGCAACCAAAACCACGTGTTGTTCCGCCTAAACCGGCAAGTGTCTCACATCAATTTGCGGTAGATGGCGGCTTTGTTGTGCAGCTGGCAGCGGTTAAAACCGTCGATGCAGTCGACGATGTTTGGAAAAATGCAGGAAAAAAAGCCCCAAATCTCTTTGAAAACGCACAGAGACACGTTCAGACCGTTGACCTTGGGCCCAAGGGGGTGTGGCATCGTGTACAAGCCGGCAGCTTTGATTCTCGTGCAGATGCGAATGTCTTCTGTAAAGCCTTCAAAGCGAGCGGGGGAGATTGTATTGTTGCAGAGAAAAAATGA
- the nagZ gene encoding beta-N-acetylhexosaminidase, with the protein MSAPKACILSVSGPELLDEEAIFLAQHNPWGIILMGRSVKSRKQVRALVDAIWSALGRPCLVFIDQEGGRVRRMRPPEWPEFPAGEAYARLYQKSPELGKEAAWLGHRLMAAELQPLGIFADCAPILDLLHHDAHDIVGDRAFGSSPQQVAEIGSAAIKGLMDGGVASVIKHIPGHGRAKQDSHEALPVVDASAEELEKDFAPFAALSDAPMAMTAHIAYQAFDPDVAATISTKVIRDVIRGRIGFDGLLMGDDLGMKALGGTLESRARASFDAGCDIALHCAGFEKDPDAILMQMRQVASACPRLVGRSEERAKIAEDATLHRQPFDIDAGRRRFDDLLGQISLHEVGEDPTGRAMA; encoded by the coding sequence ATGAGCGCACCCAAAGCATGCATTCTGAGTGTTTCCGGACCTGAACTTCTGGATGAAGAAGCTATCTTTTTAGCACAGCATAACCCGTGGGGAATTATTCTCATGGGTCGCTCTGTTAAATCAAGAAAGCAAGTACGTGCGCTTGTGGATGCAATTTGGTCTGCTCTGGGGCGGCCTTGTCTTGTTTTTATAGATCAGGAAGGCGGCAGAGTTCGCCGTATGCGCCCACCTGAGTGGCCGGAATTTCCTGCCGGTGAAGCATATGCAAGACTGTACCAAAAATCGCCTGAGCTGGGTAAAGAAGCTGCTTGGCTTGGTCACAGATTGATGGCCGCTGAACTTCAGCCTCTAGGTATATTTGCCGATTGTGCGCCAATTTTAGATTTATTGCATCATGATGCGCATGATATTGTTGGAGATCGTGCTTTTGGATCTTCGCCGCAACAAGTGGCTGAAATTGGCTCTGCTGCTATTAAAGGACTCATGGATGGCGGTGTTGCGAGCGTTATAAAACACATACCCGGACATGGCCGCGCGAAACAAGATAGTCATGAAGCACTTCCTGTTGTTGATGCCAGTGCCGAAGAATTAGAGAAAGATTTTGCGCCCTTCGCTGCATTAAGTGATGCCCCCATGGCAATGACTGCTCACATTGCGTATCAGGCATTTGACCCAGATGTTGCTGCAACAATCTCAACAAAAGTTATTCGAGATGTCATTCGTGGACGTATAGGTTTTGATGGTCTTTTAATGGGTGATGATCTTGGCATGAAAGCGCTTGGTGGCACTTTAGAAAGCCGTGCAAGAGCAAGTTTTGATGCTGGGTGCGATATCGCGCTTCATTGTGCTGGTTTTGAAAAAGACCCTGATGCTATTTTGATGCAGATGAGGCAAGTGGCTTCTGCCTGTCCGCGCTTAGTCGGGCGGTCAGAAGAAAGAGCGAAAATCGCCGAAGATGCAACATTGCACCGTCAGCCATTTGATATTGATGCAGGACGGCGACGCTTTGATGATTTGCTTGGGCAAATATCGCTTCACGAGGTCGGAGAAGATCCAACTGGTCGGGCGATGGCTTAA
- a CDS encoding segregation and condensation protein A: MQLAQDQHLRDASRKVEDAAPEDVFTVDIHGYEGPLHLLLELSRRQKVDLLQVSILQLAEQFLEFILEAKSHRIELAADYLLMASWLAYLKSKLLLPKLDEKSELEPEAGAMARRLSFRIARLEAMRNASTELNALNITGRDVFVRGMPERVRINKKVTYDASIYDLMKAFGNIQSRKTRVRSHIVRRQPVLALESARKSLKKIVPQLDDWARIQGLSAPSGEPDETPRKSITASYFAAALELTRDRAVDMRQDAALSDVYVRRAQAENKAS, encoded by the coding sequence ATGCAGCTCGCTCAGGATCAACACTTGAGAGATGCTTCGCGCAAAGTAGAAGATGCAGCGCCAGAAGATGTTTTTACGGTCGATATTCATGGCTATGAAGGTCCACTGCATTTATTGTTAGAATTGTCCCGCCGTCAGAAAGTTGATTTGCTTCAAGTTTCTATTTTGCAATTGGCAGAACAATTTCTCGAATTTATCTTAGAAGCGAAGAGCCATCGCATAGAACTGGCTGCCGATTATCTACTTATGGCTTCGTGGTTAGCCTATCTGAAATCCAAACTTCTATTGCCCAAATTGGATGAAAAATCCGAATTAGAACCTGAAGCAGGTGCGATGGCGCGCCGATTATCATTTCGGATCGCTAGGCTAGAGGCTATGCGCAATGCATCCACTGAATTAAATGCGCTTAATATCACAGGGCGGGATGTTTTTGTGAGAGGTATGCCTGAGCGCGTTCGGATCAATAAAAAAGTCACTTACGATGCCAGCATTTATGATTTGATGAAGGCGTTTGGAAATATTCAATCTCGAAAAACCCGGGTGCGCTCACATATTGTTCGCCGACAACCCGTGCTCGCTTTGGAAAGCGCACGCAAATCGTTGAAAAAAATTGTGCCCCAACTAGACGACTGGGCAAGAATTCAAGGTCTGAGCGCGCCTAGTGGCGAACCCGATGAAACGCCTAGAAAATCTATAACAGCGAGCTATTTTGCTGCAGCCCTTGAGCTAACCCGTGACCGCGCAGTTGATATGAGGCAGGATGCCGCCTTGTCTGATGTGTATGTCAGGCGGGCACAAGCCGAGAATAAAGCTTCTTAA
- the scpB gene encoding SMC-Scp complex subunit ScpB has translation MTDKSDPEEIRKVVAALSRQQKQKPPKQKMPIAENTDGDQDADIPMEVAHAILGNDIYKVIERDGDAESDHSDPVEIGIDALRRAEAILFATTIPIAAGELVEMLPPGVDVADILMQLQKTYAGRGIQLMEIAGGWRFQTAPDLAFLFEETREEEKKLSKAAMETLSIIAYCQPCTRAEIEDVRGVAVSKGTLDVLLEMDWIKLRGRRKTPGRPVVYGTTNAFLEHFGIDGLDSLPGREEMKAAGLLSANIPDDFDMPRPSESEADEDLLEIIDSIEDGLTEPAEFHTDFSKEDDQ, from the coding sequence ATGACAGATAAATCAGATCCCGAAGAAATCCGCAAAGTTGTAGCGGCTCTGTCGCGTCAGCAAAAACAAAAGCCTCCAAAACAAAAAATGCCCATCGCTGAAAATACCGATGGCGATCAGGATGCCGATATTCCGATGGAAGTGGCTCATGCAATACTGGGAAATGATATCTACAAAGTGATCGAAAGGGATGGTGATGCCGAAAGTGATCATTCTGATCCAGTAGAAATCGGCATTGATGCGCTTCGACGTGCAGAGGCGATATTGTTTGCCACAACCATTCCTATTGCAGCAGGTGAATTAGTCGAAATGCTGCCTCCAGGAGTTGATGTCGCTGATATTCTCATGCAATTACAAAAAACCTATGCAGGGCGAGGCATCCAATTGATGGAGATTGCGGGGGGGTGGCGTTTTCAAACTGCGCCTGATCTCGCATTTTTGTTTGAAGAAACACGAGAAGAAGAAAAAAAGCTCTCAAAAGCTGCTATGGAGACCTTGTCTATCATCGCTTATTGTCAGCCGTGCACACGCGCTGAAATTGAGGATGTTCGCGGCGTGGCGGTGTCCAAAGGCACGCTGGATGTATTGCTGGAAATGGATTGGATCAAGCTACGCGGACGACGAAAAACGCCCGGGCGACCAGTCGTATATGGCACAACTAATGCCTTCCTTGAACATTTTGGAATTGATGGATTGGATTCTCTTCCCGGACGCGAGGAGATGAAAGCTGCTGGGTTATTATCTGCCAATATCCCCGATGATTTTGATATGCCGCGCCCTAGCGAGTCTGAAGCCGATGAAGATTTGCTTGAAATCATCGACTCAATTGAAGATGGTTTGACTGAACCAGCGGAATTTCATACAGATTTTTCCAAAGAAGATGATCAATAA
- the tatA gene encoding twin-arginine translocase TatA/TatE family subunit produces the protein MFGLGGAGPFQLIIVLVIALLVFGGRGKISSIMGDLANGMKSFRQGLKDDEESKEPAPKSPKALEDGETINITPKKDKTEV, from the coding sequence ATGTTTGGTCTTGGTGGAGCTGGTCCTTTCCAGTTGATAATTGTACTCGTAATAGCTCTGCTAGTGTTTGGTGGTCGAGGTAAAATCTCCTCAATCATGGGCGATCTTGCCAACGGCATGAAGAGTTTCCGTCAAGGTTTGAAGGATGATGAAGAGAGTAAGGAGCCTGCTCCAAAATCTCCCAAAGCGCTTGAAGACGGCGAAACAATAAACATCACGCCCAAAAAAGATAAAACAGAAGTTTAA